The following nucleotide sequence is from Pithys albifrons albifrons isolate INPA30051 chromosome 2, PitAlb_v1, whole genome shotgun sequence.
CCCTTGTATCGCGACATGGAGAGCCGGGACCCCTCCCCGCCCCGGCGCTGACCACcgtgggagggaaggggggtgGGAAGTGGTGCCTCCTTCCCAAAACCAGGCTCGGaatgggggtgcaggggcatcTGGACAGCCCCCCTCACCCTGCAGGCATCTTccacaagggaaaaaataaagcatatgGAGTaattataaggaaaaaataataaaataaattggtTCATTCACGGGTGGGGTGTGGGGGACTCCGGGTCTCCACCCCTGATCCTGTGAGCAGGCAAAGCACAAGGGGACAGGGGTCACCCACCCAGGGACAGAGGGTCAGGGAAAGCCAAAACAGTCACAGGGTGTGTCTCACCAGTCCCCCAGAAAATAAACCTCCCCCCAAAGCCCTGCCTTGACCCAAAGTTCCTGTGGGCATCACCCTCGGCATCCCCATCCCTCATCCAGCTGCACTTGGGATGTTGCCTGGTGGCTGGAATGTCGGGAGACACCTTGACCTTCTCCAGAAAGTAACTCAGTGTCCCGAAATCATGGCCAGGGCCCAGTTTTTGAGGGCCAGGGTTGTGTTTTGCAGGTAAATCCAAGAAGAATAGGTGAAGCTCGTCAGGTGGTCTCTGATGCACTCCCACGTCACATCCCCACTGGAAAAGCAAGGAGAAGGGGTTACAGGGGAAgaaccagagcagagggaggaggggtGACACAGGGGGGATAGAGGAGCCCCTTGGACAAGGTGACAGTGGCCCTGGTGCTGCATCCCTGGGGGCAGGACGAGAGGCCCAGCCGGGATAGGAGGGATGCGGCTGCGGCACGGAGGGACAGAGCCACTGGGGGAGTGGAGCCTGCGGGACTCCGGTGACCCCGAGGAGGGGCTGCTCACCTGCAGGAGTCGAGGCAGCGCTGCCAGGCACGCTGCAGCACCGTGGCCAGGCCCTGCAGCAGCGGCACGAGGCAGCTCCGcaccaggaacagcagcagctcccgcaCACACTCGGCAAAGTGCAGGAGCGACTCGGGGAGCCGGGTCTGGAGCTGCGGGAGCAAAGGGAGACAGTGTGGGGTGAGCACTGACCCCTGCAGGTCTGGGCACCCCGAGGGAGTTGGAGTGTCAGTTACTTGTGACAGTcccatctccctccctcctccatcaGCCACATGCCCTTCCCACCTCACCCATTATTCTCCACCACTCAGCAGACAGGGCACTCATACTCTGTGGGAACACTGATGTCACTCCACTGCCACCAAAATACTGGTTTTCAGGACACCAGGAAGTTTTCCCAGCCTCTTCCCTGCCAACACTGACATGCTCACTGGAAGCAGCCCGAGTGGGTGGGTACTATGGAGGGGATGAATGGCACTGGAGACCTGCCATGGGgccaccccctccccagacTGCCAGACCCAGGGGGTCCTGCCAGAGGCAGCGGCAGAGATGTCACCATCCTCCTTTCAGGCCCCCTCTGCTGCGCCCCCAACAGGAGCTCCCCAGTCCCACAAGCCCTCCACTGGCATTCCTGGTCTCCTCCAGTCCTGGGAGCTCCCCCTTACCCACTCGCTGAGCCAGGGCAGGCTGCTGTGgagccaggagagcagggagtaCCAGTGCTGAGACACATCCCGGGCCACCTCACCACCCgtgtcccagagcagctccagctgtggctgcaggatggACACGGCTATGGAGCCGTGGTGGGCCAGGCTGTGCTCCAGCCACCTGCAAGGAAGAGAGAGCTGGTGAGGGCAGTGCAGGACCATGGGACCACCACGACGACCGGCACCACCACGGGGCACtggagctgccactgcagggTGGACAGAGAACTCCAGTCTGAGATGGAAGTGcttccaggcagggctgggaaagctCCCGGCTCCCTCCCTAGTCCCTGTCATGCTGCACAACAGCTTCACCCGAGACCTGCCATCTGCCACCCACCCACAGGGGTGCCACAGACCTGTAGCCATCAAGGCAGCCATGGGACACCTTCTGCCAGGCCAGCTGGAAGGCAGGCAGGACTCCGGAGGAGCGGAGCAGCCATGCGGAATAGGAGGCTGGAAGAGACAAGAATGTTCCCTGAACAGTCCTTGGCTGCAGGGACATGTGCCTGTCTGTCCCCAAGGGCTCTGTGGTGACACGTATTTGTCTGTCCCAGAGAACTCTGTGGTGACACGCGTCAGTCCGTCCTCAGGGGCTCTGTGGTGACACGTGTCAGTCTGTCCCCAAGGGCTTTGTGGTGACACGTGTCAGTCTGtccccaggggctctgcagggacatgTGGCTTGAGCTGCTCAGTGAAacaggagatgctccagaaGGGGACAGGGGTGGAACTCCCCAAGCAGGGTGGTtagggcagccccagcagacTCTCTCAAACCAACACAGGCCAGGGGGTctgtctgcagctcctctctcccccagtgccacccagcTGGGCAGACAGAGAGGTCCCACTGCCCACAGCTGCCACGGGACGGACCTGGGAAGcaggcagggacacagagaggcTTTACTCAAGGGGAGCAGACATGGGATTGATCCCAGGGATGTTCTTTGACAGAGCAAGAAGAAACAGTCtcaagctgtgtcaggggaggtttaggttagaaattaggaacaatttcttcctgggaagggttgtccagccctgaaacagctgcccaggggaggagtggagtccccatccctggaagaatttaaaagccatgtggatgtggcacttggggacaggggtTAGTGGTGgttttggcagtgctgggggaacacTAGGACTTAATGCTCCCAGAGGGCTTTTTCAACCTGGATTCTATGACTGATTCTCTGactccccagcacacagagctgccacTGTACCCTGGAAGGAGCCATGTGTCCGGATGTCGTGCAGGAAGAAGCCAGTGATGAAGACCAGGAGgatgagcagcagctgtgacCAGGGGAAGCCTCGGCCCTTCATCTTGcgcagcagctcctgaggggTGGGAGGATGAGGCCCTGTCACCTTCACCGTCACCGCagtgtcctggcacagccctccgGCAGCACCCACTGCCGACTCCCCAGCGGGGACCAGTGTCATGtgctgagcagctggaggggatGGACAGGGGCCAGCACGTCTGTCCCTGGCATGTCCTGTGCGTGTGCCGTGGTGGGGCCCTGGCCTGGggagtgctggcagcagggagggccaTTCACAGCCCCAGTATGGGGTCGAACTCTGGCCACAGGGGACCCCAGGCAGcgcctgcctgtcccctctgcccctcacctTGCAGGCAGCATCGCAGGCTGCCACGTCGGGCCCCCCGGCCCCTCTGGCCACCAGCTCCTCGTTTGTCACTTTGAAGGAGCGAACAGTTTCCTGCAGCGACTGACGCACCttggggagagcaggagctgcatcaGGACCCCCAGCCCCTTGTGGACCCCCTGAGCTGCCACAGCACCACATGGACACCCCCAGGTCCCATGGGCATGCTGCCAGCACaaggagctcctgcagcagcatgGGGACATTATCCTACCCCAGAACctcccacatcccacagctcaCTCCTACCTTCTTACTGCAACTCTCCCAAGACTCCAGGAGGTGGTTCAGCAGCAAACTGTAGGGAAGAACACGGGGCTTGGGCAGGAGCTCCCAGAAGGAATTCCAGAGTCTCAAAGGCTTTGTGGGGTGCTGGGCCCACCATGGAGTCGCAGCACGGACTGACCTGGACTGAGCGAGGTGCTTGGTGTAGAGCTGCCTCCAGACACTGAAGGTAAGTGGGTCCAGGCTCAGGCATTGGCTCATGGAGGTGAGGAGCTGGAGACGGGGCAAGGCTGGTTGTTACACCTGAACCTTACCCCAGCACACTGGACACTCCTTGCACCAGGCTgtaccccagcacagccacccacTCCCTACACCCCTAACACCTAGGACATTAAACTCAACTCCATCAaccctgcccaaggcaggggttggaactggatggtctttaaaaggtctcttcccacccaaaccattctatgattcaataaTTACCAGCCCCTGGGTGTGGGTGGCAGGAATCCTGCCCCTCCACTGCCGTTCTCATGACAGCACATGCCCACTCTGCTCTTGCTCCATGGGaccacccagcccagcccgtgccccctgtgccaggctcacCTCCTTCTTCATGGCGGGTGGGCAGGTGGGCGTTGCCCGGGACAGGAAGGAGGGGAAGTAGGTGTGCAGAGCTGTCTCGGGCCGGGCACCGAAGGCCAGAACCTTCAGGCGAGGGTAGAGGCGccgcagctgctcctgcaggctgggggagagcacagaactgctgaagggcactgggggcatggggggcaccaGGGCTCACCCCGGGGGCACAGCTATGCCTGGGGGATGGCGTACATGGATGGACCAGCATACCTGGGCGGCAGTGAGTTGTTGGGCATGAAGGCAAAGTCCAGGAGCGGGAAGAAATCCTTGGGTCCAATCATGCCAAAGCCTTTGGTGAGGTTGGGGTGCATCCTGCAGAACAGAGTCTTGAGCTGCTGGGGGGGGCTGGCAAGGGACAGCGTTACCCCATGGGAACGGGGGTCACTCACATCAGCAGCCGGTCCAGGTAGGAAACAGCATACGGGGACAGAGACTTGATGCCAAGCACTGGGAGCATCACATTGAGCCACActgtggggagaggtgggaagGGTCCAGCTGGGCTGTCCCTACACCAGAACCACCCATCACCCAAACCACTCAGCAGACACACAAGCAGATCCCTCAGATCCCAGGGCAGCTGCACTGCAGGcaaacagcagagcagcacactCCCCGTCTTTCCCAGCAGGATGGTTCCTCTCAGAATTCACCCATTCCCTGTTCTGGCCATGGGAATCTACTCTCCAtatcttaaaggtctttcccaAAGTTTTCTCACTCTggagcagcaccaccagcaggagcagagatgccctggcagtgctgggagggggatcccacctgctgctcccagctctcaCCTTTCAGGCCCTCATGGAGGTCGGCAAACCCGGCCTGTCCCAGCGCCCACAGCACGGTCAGGCACTTGGCTGGCTGGTTCTGATGGGACCGCAGCACCTCCAGGTACTGCAGGAAGATGGGACACGTTAGTTGGGGAAGAGCTGTAgcccctcccatcccagcaaGACCAGAGAGATGGGGCCATGGGACTGTGGTGGCTTCTCCAGGCCCTGGAGCAgaccccagagcagagctcctgGCCCCTGGGATGGACACACAGCTCCAGTGATGGCAGGAACTGAGctggggggacagagggagcCCTAaaacccagccctgggggtgcaGCACCACCAGTGGGGGGCAGGGGAATCCAGCCCCTTGGTGTGAGGAGTATAGGGAGGCAGAAGAGCTTCGTGCATGGGACAACGTTGACCTCTCCCAAAGGAATTCTGATGGACAGAAATCCTCATCCttcagctgcaccaggggacccccagggcaggagccagAAAAACACCACTGGCTTTACAGCACCCACAAACCTGGGTCACCCCAGCTCACCTTGCCCAGGTTGGTGGTGGCAATCCGGGGCCTGTCCAGGAGCAGTGCCTGGATGCAGATCCTGTACCCGTGCAGTGACTCCCCTGGAATGGAGATGGGGGtctcgctcagccatggccaCCTCAGGGCTCTCCCTCACAGGCCCCAGTTCAGGCACTTCCCCCGGCTTGTTTCCCCCTGTTCTCCCTGTCAGATCAACCTGGTGACAGCCaagccccttccccagggacaTCCAGACAAAACTCCCAAAGCAAAGCCCCACCTTGGCTGTTCCCTAAAGAGTGTTTCCTGCTATTCCTGTTGTTGTGGGCAGGAATGAGCCCCCAGGCAGGAACAGCCCCTCACCACACACCAGTGGGCAGAAGGTGTGTCAACCCTCCCCTCCTCCATGATGGAATTCCAAAAAGTTTCCAATAGGTGAAGACgagcagcagctctcagggtcAGAGGAGGGAGCCTGGTGCTCACCTGAGGCCTtgtccagctcctgcagcatgGTGTAGATGCAGTGGTCAAAGAAGAGCTCCAGGACTCCCGACGCCCTTCCCAGCAGAGTCCGGATGATGGTCCTCAGCTCCTTGCTCACTAGGCTGTACGGATAGTCTGGGGTGAATATGAGGGAGGGAAGAGTTTGGTGAGGCCCCATTTCAGAGAGTTCCAGTGGCTGGAGGAGCCAGCCTGGCAtgaggtgggcacagggggcacctTGTCCTCACCCCCTTGGCAGCAGTGACTCTGCATTAGAGGAAGCTAATTCAGCCCTAATGAATGGCCTCCCATTAAAGACTGACAGTGTAGGATGAACAGAGCTCTGGAGAAGGCATTTTGCTCCCTTCTGCCTCACCATCCCCAGTGACACATACTCAGTGCCAAGTGGGGACCAGCAGatcacacagaaaatgaaaatccagCCTCAACATCCCTATGGCAGACAAGGGTGATACCTGCGAGTGGACTCCCAAACTccacagcagcaggcagagttCATGGCTCCCTGTGGAGAAGGGGAGACCAGGGAAGCCTCCCATTTGCCACCTGTACAGGCAGTTTCACTGTGTGTGTGgccaagggaagccagttgtGGAGACAGCCCAGAATGAAGTGAATCATCCCCATTTGGTTAACTAAGGACCACGGCCTCAACTCCTCCCGACTGGCAGCAGGACACGCACCGTGGGGGTGCTGGCTCAGCACGGGGTCACTCCTGGGTGCTTGCAGCTTGTAGTTGAGGTACCCAGCCAGGTCCTTCACCCACACAGAGGGGTTTTCAGGGAACACGTTCCGgctcttctccagctccttctgcagATCTGCCAGGtccagctggaagggacacatGGAGAGTCAACCTTGGATGAACAGAACTGGGCAACAAGCAAGGGAGGAGAAAGTCAGCTCTGGCTCCTAAGGGGCCATGGAGTGCACAGGGAAatgcttctgcctctgccccagGAACATCACCCTTCCTGCTTGGAAAACCCCAGCTGCTGGGGCTCCCAAGGATTGCCCTGGgcagccagctctgtgccagcatCCAGAAGCCTGATGACACGTGCTGGCACACACCAATACTGCTGAGGGCTCACTCACAGCTGCAGCCGGGCAAGGATCAGCCTGGGGTGATTCTGGTCATGGCTGGTCCATGTGGGCACCACTGGGAGCTCTGCATCCACTGTCCTCCAGGGAGGAAATAGCCACGAGCACCCAGACCCACCTGGTGGACAACCCGGTAGTGCCAAACCAGTAGCCCAGCAGCAGTTTCACCCCATTACCCCGACATGCTCACTCCCTGCTTGCACACCTGGATTGTCCCCAGGCTCGGAGGAGTGGGTCTGTCACGGATCTGTCAGGGCATGCTGCAAGGCTTGGGCTCTGGGTGAGACTTTCCAGAGCCTGACGTTCCCTGCAAGCAATTCCCACTGCCAAGGGTTGGCAAAGTCAAGCTGGGTGCCCTCGGGCAGGTTTGGCTCAGCCCCACCTTGTAAGAGGAGTTTGACACAAACCAGCTGCCGTCACTAAGGAAATGAACCCCCCCCCAGTCAGTGTCCTGCACGTGCCAC
It contains:
- the TMEM214 gene encoding transmembrane protein 214, with the protein product MAAAGATPGTGTAGPGPGRWEVVRKGRRGPAGGTGSRRALGEANAGHPLHLPAPIATSSTIFQLGFERALRKQNKEQVPPATAPEPPQRKQHTGRSGKRPPGNDGGARTGRCRSLEEAVQALDLADLQKELEKSRNVFPENPSVWVKDLAGYLNYKLQAPRSDPVLSQHPHDYPYSLVSKELRTIIRTLLGRASGVLELFFDHCIYTMLQELDKASGESLHGYRICIQALLLDRPRIATTNLGKYLEVLRSHQNQPAKCLTVLWALGQAGFADLHEGLKVWLNVMLPVLGIKSLSPYAVSYLDRLLMMHPNLTKGFGMIGPKDFFPLLDFAFMPNNSLPPSLQEQLRRLYPRLKVLAFGARPETALHTYFPSFLSRATPTCPPAMKKELLTSMSQCLSLDPLTFSVWRQLYTKHLAQSSLLLNHLLESWESCSKKVRQSLQETVRSFKVTNEELVARGAGGPDVAACDAACKELLRKMKGRGFPWSQLLLILLVFITGFFLHDIRTHGSFQASYSAWLLRSSGVLPAFQLAWQKVSHGCLDGYRWLEHSLAHHGSIAVSILQPQLELLWDTGGEVARDVSQHWYSLLSWLHSSLPWLSEWLQTRLPESLLHFAECVRELLLFLVRSCLVPLLQGLATVLQRAWQRCLDSCSGDVTWECIRDHLTSFTYSSWIYLQNTTLALKNWALAMISGH